One region of Anthonomus grandis grandis chromosome 22, icAntGran1.3, whole genome shotgun sequence genomic DNA includes:
- the LOC126748370 gene encoding 3-hydroxy-3-methylglutaryl-coenzyme A reductase, whose translation MTSRIFKAHGKFCTSHPWEVIVATLTLAACMITVEQQNPLPPSKPDAVKSCRGCIQEAEYNAADLIVMTIIRSLAVLYCYYQFRKLHRLGSKYILGIAGLFTVFSSFIFSTTVLNILRINVSDLKDALFFFLLLIDLSKAGMLAQFALNAKNQAEVKSNIAKGLAVLGPTITLDTIVETLVIGVGTLSGVQRLEILSWFACLSVLVNYVVFMTFYPACLSLILELSRSKNFCKAKDSWIIFAFKEEDHKSNPVLQRVKLIMSVGLMLVHVHSRWPFKDSEVYTIEPLVQQSLNKTEEQPSTLHGYFVRWLTLGADHIVILILVSTLLIKLIFFENKELKKEEPQLETMPMFSLGGSHEPTFENKEVQTSTPCASDVDSSPEDEIPKLCRSLEDCLKIYNNTDLGATLLTDEEIILLIKNRHIAGYQIEKAVDDPERGVGIRRKIFGNDLLAAPKILDGLPYRNYDYSLVMGACCENVIGYMPIPVGYAGPLRLDGREFFVPMATTEGCLVASTNRGCRALKDTGINSSIVADGMTRGPVVRFPSVLRASKAMQWIQEPENYDKIKARFDSSSRFARLQRITLKIAGRFLFLRFVATTGDAMGMNMLSKGTEFSLKLVQEIFKDMEILSLSGNFCTDKKPAAINWIEGRGKSVVCEAIVPAKIVANVLKTNVHALVDVNNSKNMVGSAVAGSIGGFNAHAANIVTAIFLATGQDPAQNVGSSNCMTLMEPWGPDGDDLYISCTMPSIEIGTIGGGTILPAQGTCLNILGVKGSNTAEPGANACQLAKIVCATVLAGELSLMSALAAGHLVKSHMRHNRSTALLLAAFDRNKNNLLPPCKDVV comes from the exons GCTGAATACAATGCAGCTGACTTAATAGTGATGACAATAATCCGAAGCTTAGCAGTGCTTTACTGCTACTACCAATTCCGAAAGTTACACAGACTGGGCTCCAAATACATCCTAG GTATAGCAGGGCTGTTTACCGTATTTTCGAGCTTCATATTTTCCACCACTGTATTGAATATCCTGAGGATTAACGTTAGTGATTTAAA AGACGCGCTGTTTTTCTTCCTGCTGTTAATCGACCTGTCGAAAGCAGGAATGTTGGCCCAATTCGCATTGAATGCCAAAAACCAAGCAGAAGTGAAGAGTAATATCGCGAAAGGACTGGCAGTTTTGGGGCCTACGATCACGTTGGACACCATTGTTGAAACTTTGGTTATTGGTGTTGGTACATTGTCAG GGGTTCAAAGATTGGAGATCTTGTCTTGGTTCGCCTGCCTTTCGGTACTTGTCAACTATGTCGTGTTTATGACCTTCTATCCTGCTTGCTTATCACTAATATTGGAG CTTTCTCGTTCTAAAAACTTTTGCAAAGCCAAAGATTCCTGGATAATATTCGCTTTTAAAGAGGAGGACCACAAATCAAATCCTGTACTGCAGAGAGTTAAACTGATTATGTCAGTTGGTTTAATGCTAGTACATGTTCAtag TCGTTGGCCATTTAAAGACAGTGAAGTTTATACTATCGAACCGCTTGTTCAGCAATCATTAAATAAAACCGAAGAACAACCTAGTACTTTACACGGATATTTTGTTAG GTGGTTAACCCTCGGTGCAGATCACATCGTAATCTTAATCCTAGTTTCCACCCttctaatcaaattaattttctttgaaaacaAAGAGCTCAAGAAGGAAGAGCCGCAACTCGAAACGATGCCGATGTTCAGTTTGGGCG GTTCACATGAACCAACTTTCGAGAACAAGGAGGTCCAAACCTCAACTCCTTGCGCCTCCGACGTAGATAGTTCCCCCGAAGATGAGATTCCTAAGCTCTGCAGAAGCCTTGAAGATTGCCTAAAGATCTACAACAACACTGATCTGGGTGCCACTTTGCTCACCGATGAAGAAATCATTTTGTTAATCAAAAACAGGCACATCGCAGGGTATCAGATCGAAAAGGCCGTTGATGACCCGGAGAGAGGCGTTGGCATTAGAAGGAAAATATTCGGTAATGACCTTCTGGCTGCCCCCAAGATACTTGATGGATTACCTTACAGGAATTATGACTATTCTTTG GTCATGGGAGCTTGTTGCGAGAACGTTATAGGATACATGCCGATTCCAGTAGGTTATGCTGGACCCCTTCGTCTAGATGGACGTGAATTTTTTGTTCCTATGGCCACCACTGAGGGCTGCTTAGTGGCCAGCACCAATAGGGGATGCAGAGCATTAAAAGACACCGGCATTAATAGCAGCATTGTTGCTGACGGTATGACTCGTGGACCTGTTGTTAGATTTCCATCAGTCTTAAGAGCAAG taaagCAATGCAATGGATTCAAGAACCTGAAAACTATGACAAAATTAAAGCTCGGTTTGACTCAAGTAGCAGATTCGCGAGACTCCAAAGGATAACCCTTAAAATAGCCGGAagatttttgtttctgagattcGTTGCAACAACTGGAGACGCCATGGGCATGAACATGCTTTCGAAAGGAACCGAATTTTCACTGAAACTCGTCCAAGAAATATTCAAAGATATGGAAATCCTGAGTCTCAGTGGAAATTTCTGCACTGACAAAAAACCTGCTGCTATTAACTG GATCGAGGGTAGAGGAAAATCGGTGGTGTGCGAAGCAATAGTACCGGCGAAAATCGTAGCTAATGTACTTAAAACCAATGTTCATGCTCTTGTGGATGTGAACAACTCAAAGAACATGGTTGGTTCTGCAGTAGCAGGCAGCATTGGAGGGTTTAATGCGCATGCTGCCAATATAGTGACAGCCATTTTCTTAGCCACAGGACAAGATCCCGCCCAAAATGTCGGAAGCAGCAACTGTATGACTCTGATGGAACCTTGGGGGCCTGATGGAGATGACTTATACATTTCTTGTACTATGCCTTCAATCGAAATAG GTACAATTGGTGGAGGGACAATCTTGCCAGCCCAAGGTACATGCCTCAACATCTTAGGTGTCAAAGGATCCAATACAGCAGAACCAGGAGCAAATGCATGTCAATTAGCAAAAATAGTATGTGCAACGGTCCTAGCAGGTGAACTGTCACTTATGTCAGCTTTGGCAGCCGGACATTTGGTCAAAAGTCACATGAGACACAACAGGTCGACAGCTTTGTTACTCGCAGCATTTGATAGGAATAAGAATAACCTGCTGCCTCCTTGCAAGGATGTTGTTTGA
- the LOC126748206 gene encoding DNA repair protein complementing XP-A cells homolog isoform X1: MKVESDRKFWQQGVMCCEYHKMSQGETSSNKTEEELPKYLKDRIEKNRQKAIARKNSKLCQHPYAKPEVVSIDKNNTIKIGTTKYKDTGGGFLLEENTSEPDTAELPTLAEPEAAIIEPDRPVCFNCKKPFATSWLFDNFTCKCCDQCKEENDFKLITKTDAKTKYLLQDCDFSKREPPLKYIERKNPHNVRWGTMKLFLELQVEERALEVWGSTEKLEEERERREDKKVVSKVNKYNKQMKQLRMSMRSSLYDRTSGAVHEHEFGPESYNEEEDTYTKKCMSCPFEQTYEKM; the protein is encoded by the exons TTGTGAATATCATAAAATGTCTCAAGGAGAAACTAGTAGCAATAAAACTGAAGAAGAACTTCCGAAATACCTTAAAGATCGCATTGAAAAAAACCGCCAAAAAGCCATTGCCAGGAAGAACAGCAAACTTTGCCAACATCCCTATGCAAAACC GGAAGTGGTTTCAATTGATAAAAACAACACAATCAAGATTGGAACAACCAAGTACAAGGACACGGGAGGTGGGTTTTTATTGGAGGAGAATACTTCCGAGCCTGATACTGCT gaACTTCCAACTTTAGCCGAGCCTGAGGCAGCTATAATAGAACCAGACCGTCCAGTGTGCTTCAATTGTAAAAAACCGTTTGCAACCTCTTggctttttgataattttaccTGCAAATGTTGTGATCAATGCAA GGAGGAGAATGACTTTAAACTAATCACAAAAACTGATGCCAAAACCAAATACCTTCTCCAAGATTGCGACTTTTCAAAAAGGGAGCCACCGCTGAAGTACATTGAAAGAAAAAACCCACACAACGTCCGTTGGGGAACGATGAAGCTCTTTTTGGAATTGCAAGTTGAAGAAAGAGCACTTGAAGTGTGGGGGAGTACTGAAAAATTGGAAGAAGAGAGAGAACGCAGAGAAGATAAGAAAGTTGTGTCAAAAGTGAATAAGTACAACAAACAAATGAAGCAATTGAGAATGAGTATGAGAAGCAGCTTGTATGATAGGACCAGTGGAGCAGTGCATGAGCATGAGTTTGGACCAGAGAGCTACAACGAGGAGGAAGATACATACACTAAGAAATGCATGAGTTGCCCTTTTGAACAAACTTATGAAAAGATgtaa
- the LOC126748206 gene encoding DNA repair protein complementing XP-A cells homolog isoform X2, with protein sequence MSQGETSSNKTEEELPKYLKDRIEKNRQKAIARKNSKLCQHPYAKPEVVSIDKNNTIKIGTTKYKDTGGGFLLEENTSEPDTAELPTLAEPEAAIIEPDRPVCFNCKKPFATSWLFDNFTCKCCDQCKEENDFKLITKTDAKTKYLLQDCDFSKREPPLKYIERKNPHNVRWGTMKLFLELQVEERALEVWGSTEKLEEERERREDKKVVSKVNKYNKQMKQLRMSMRSSLYDRTSGAVHEHEFGPESYNEEEDTYTKKCMSCPFEQTYEKM encoded by the exons ATGTCTCAAGGAGAAACTAGTAGCAATAAAACTGAAGAAGAACTTCCGAAATACCTTAAAGATCGCATTGAAAAAAACCGCCAAAAAGCCATTGCCAGGAAGAACAGCAAACTTTGCCAACATCCCTATGCAAAACC GGAAGTGGTTTCAATTGATAAAAACAACACAATCAAGATTGGAACAACCAAGTACAAGGACACGGGAGGTGGGTTTTTATTGGAGGAGAATACTTCCGAGCCTGATACTGCT gaACTTCCAACTTTAGCCGAGCCTGAGGCAGCTATAATAGAACCAGACCGTCCAGTGTGCTTCAATTGTAAAAAACCGTTTGCAACCTCTTggctttttgataattttaccTGCAAATGTTGTGATCAATGCAA GGAGGAGAATGACTTTAAACTAATCACAAAAACTGATGCCAAAACCAAATACCTTCTCCAAGATTGCGACTTTTCAAAAAGGGAGCCACCGCTGAAGTACATTGAAAGAAAAAACCCACACAACGTCCGTTGGGGAACGATGAAGCTCTTTTTGGAATTGCAAGTTGAAGAAAGAGCACTTGAAGTGTGGGGGAGTACTGAAAAATTGGAAGAAGAGAGAGAACGCAGAGAAGATAAGAAAGTTGTGTCAAAAGTGAATAAGTACAACAAACAAATGAAGCAATTGAGAATGAGTATGAGAAGCAGCTTGTATGATAGGACCAGTGGAGCAGTGCATGAGCATGAGTTTGGACCAGAGAGCTACAACGAGGAGGAAGATACATACACTAAGAAATGCATGAGTTGCCCTTTTGAACAAACTTATGAAAAGATgtaa